A section of the Microcoleus sp. FACHB-831 genome encodes:
- a CDS encoding 50S ribosomal protein L23 codes for MTKYNPRDLADLVLRPIVTEKATLLMEQNKYVFEVVPTATKPEIKAAIEDLLKVKVESVNTIRPPRKKRRVGKFIGFKPNYKRAIVTLAAGESLQNILFPEV; via the coding sequence GTGACTAAGTATAACCCCCGCGACCTCGCGGATTTGGTGCTGCGGCCAATTGTGACCGAGAAGGCTACTCTGCTGATGGAGCAGAACAAGTATGTCTTTGAAGTTGTTCCCACCGCGACAAAACCAGAAATAAAAGCGGCAATTGAAGACCTGTTAAAGGTCAAAGTCGAGAGCGTAAACACCATTCGCCCTCCACGCAAAAAGCGCCGCGTCGGCAAATTTATCGGATTTAAGCCGAATTACAAAAGAGCGATCGTGACTCTAGCAGCAGGAGAATCGCTCCAAAATATCCTATTCCCAGAAGTTTAG
- the rplD gene encoding 50S ribosomal protein L4 encodes MVECVVRNWDGEQVGQATLELQVAKAENASHIVHRAVVRQLANARQGTASTKTRAEVRGGGRKPWRQKGTGRARAGSIRSPLWRGGGVIFGPKPRDYETKMNRKERRLALRTAIQSRAEDIIVVEPFADKLPQPKTKELVQAIARWGVEPESKILLILNEREEMVYLSARNIANLKLISATNINVYDVLDADKIVTTASALAKIQEVYSD; translated from the coding sequence ATGGTTGAATGCGTGGTGCGAAACTGGGACGGCGAACAAGTAGGACAAGCAACACTGGAATTACAGGTTGCTAAAGCAGAGAATGCTAGTCATATTGTCCACAGAGCCGTAGTCAGACAACTAGCAAATGCGCGTCAAGGAACAGCGAGCACCAAAACCCGTGCGGAAGTTAGAGGTGGAGGACGCAAACCTTGGCGCCAAAAAGGAACTGGTCGCGCTAGAGCTGGTTCTATTCGTTCCCCACTGTGGCGGGGCGGCGGTGTGATATTCGGTCCCAAGCCGAGGGACTATGAAACCAAGATGAACCGCAAAGAGCGGCGGCTAGCACTGAGAACAGCAATTCAGAGTCGTGCTGAAGACATAATTGTGGTTGAGCCATTTGCTGATAAGTTGCCTCAGCCTAAAACCAAGGAACTTGTACAAGCGATCGCGCGTTGGGGAGTTGAGCCAGAATCAAAAATCTTACTCATCTTGAATGAACGCGAAGAAATGGTTTATTTGTCAGCTAGAAATATAGCCAACCTCAAGCTAATATCCGCCACTAACATAAATGTCTATGACGTGTTGGATGCTGACAAAATCGTGACAACCGCATCCGCCCTAGCCAAAATCCAGGAGGTTTACAGTGACTAA
- the rplC gene encoding 50S ribosomal protein L3 codes for MSIGILGTKLGMTQVFDQEGRAIPVTVIQAGPCTVTQIKTKQTDGYTAVQLGFKEVKPKSLNKPELGHLAKSGEKPLRHLEEYRLDDVGEFQLGQEVKADIFTAGQIVDAVGTSIGKGFAGYQKRHNFKRGPMSHGSKNHRLPGSIGAGTTPGRVYPGKRMAGRLGGVRVTIRKLTVVRVDTERNLLLIKGAVPGKPGALLSIVPEKKVGR; via the coding sequence GTGTCTATAGGTATCCTTGGCACCAAGCTCGGCATGACCCAAGTGTTTGACCAGGAAGGAAGAGCCATTCCTGTTACGGTCATTCAAGCAGGGCCATGCACCGTTACGCAGATCAAAACCAAGCAGACGGATGGCTACACAGCCGTTCAGCTGGGCTTTAAAGAAGTCAAACCAAAGTCGCTGAATAAGCCAGAACTAGGTCACTTGGCAAAGTCTGGAGAAAAGCCTTTGCGTCATCTAGAAGAGTATCGCCTAGATGATGTGGGTGAATTTCAACTAGGTCAGGAAGTCAAAGCTGATATCTTTACCGCAGGCCAAATTGTAGATGCAGTTGGCACAAGTATTGGTAAAGGCTTCGCTGGTTATCAAAAACGTCACAATTTCAAGCGCGGGCCAATGTCCCACGGTTCCAAAAACCATCGCTTGCCTGGATCGATTGGTGCTGGAACCACACCAGGACGGGTTTATCCGGGGAAGAGAATGGCTGGCCGTTTGGGAGGCGTGCGCGTTACGATTCGCAAATTGACCGTCGTGCGAGTGGACACCGAGCGCAATTTGTTGCTGATCAAGGGAGCTGTTCCCGGTAAACCCGGTGCGCTTCTTAGTATTGTGCCTGAGAAAAAAGTAGGTCGATAG
- a CDS encoding NAD(P)H-quinone oxidoreductase subunit N yields the protein MALLTTGKPFIRDLEKSGALGLYMPLEGGYEGRYQRRLRASGYITLRITARGLGDLAAYLTGVHGVRPPHLGKKDIRVFFIPPVINYQLEHLPQHSKGLVLWIIEGHILSRQEVEYLTTLPSLEPRLKIIVEMGGDRSFRWTPLKDTLAAA from the coding sequence ATGGCACTCCTAACGACTGGTAAACCCTTTATTCGCGATCTAGAAAAGTCTGGTGCTTTGGGACTATATATGCCCTTGGAAGGCGGGTATGAGGGTCGCTATCAACGGCGTCTGCGGGCATCAGGCTACATCACGTTGCGAATCACTGCACGGGGACTAGGTGACTTAGCGGCGTATTTAACTGGCGTTCACGGCGTCCGTCCTCCTCATCTGGGTAAAAAAGACATCCGTGTTTTCTTCATACCACCTGTCATCAACTACCAGCTAGAACACCTACCACAGCATTCAAAAGGTCTGGTGCTGTGGATTATTGAAGGGCATATTCTCTCTCGTCAGGAAGTTGAATATTTAACTACCTTGCCAAGCCTAGAGCCTCGCCTGAAAATAATTGTAGAAATGGGAGGCGATCGCTCCTTCCGCTGGACGCCACTCAAAGATACCTTGGCTGCTGCTTAA
- a CDS encoding VWA domain-containing protein: protein MLENRDYTLIIDKSGSMSLNDQPGGKTRWDVMQESTLALASKCEQFDPDGLTIYVFSGKFKRYENVTASKVAQIFRENEPSGRTDLAGVLQDATQNYFQRKAAKQTKLNGETILVVTDGEPDDRKAVMKAIIEASRRIDRDEELAISFVQVGTDPQATKFLKILDDELQSAGAKFDIVDTITIDDMEDMTLTEVLLNAITD, encoded by the coding sequence ATGCTGGAAAATCGCGACTATACCTTAATCATCGACAAAAGTGGCAGTATGTCGCTCAACGATCAGCCGGGAGGAAAAACCCGCTGGGATGTCATGCAAGAATCTACCCTAGCGTTAGCCAGCAAATGCGAACAATTTGACCCGGATGGGTTAACAATTTACGTGTTTTCCGGCAAATTCAAACGTTACGAGAATGTAACAGCCAGCAAAGTTGCACAAATTTTCCGAGAAAACGAACCATCTGGTCGCACCGATCTAGCAGGTGTCCTCCAAGATGCCACACAAAACTACTTTCAACGCAAAGCTGCCAAACAAACAAAACTAAATGGAGAAACCATTTTAGTGGTAACAGATGGAGAACCTGATGACCGGAAAGCAGTGATGAAAGCGATCATTGAAGCCTCTCGTCGAATAGACCGAGATGAAGAACTGGCGATTTCGTTTGTTCAAGTAGGCACCGATCCTCAAGCAACTAAGTTTCTCAAGATATTGGATGATGAATTACAAAGTGCTGGTGCTAAATTTGACATCGTTGACACTATAACTATTGACGATATGGAAGATATGACCCTGACAGAAGTGTTGCTGAATGCTATTACTGATTAG
- a CDS encoding salt stress protein, Slr1339 family encodes MESIDDLLAQIKAEYAEPHKPLELQKPQSLQGEQLSQQQQQGKSAASGYADTTAFERELFASNKNCNESPENNLLAQLKVEFEEEQRAEEIKKQQQIREEQLRQEQLKQQQRAALKVKAQAWLKKINPSSEEGLWFEEFACAYPNKLEAALDYLQALEQTQP; translated from the coding sequence ATGGAATCTATAGACGACTTGTTAGCTCAGATCAAGGCTGAGTATGCCGAACCACATAAACCATTAGAACTGCAAAAACCTCAATCGCTACAAGGGGAACAGCTTAGTCAGCAGCAACAACAAGGAAAAAGCGCCGCTAGTGGATATGCTGACACTACAGCCTTCGAGCGAGAGCTATTTGCATCTAACAAAAATTGCAATGAATCGCCGGAGAACAACTTATTAGCACAGCTCAAAGTTGAGTTTGAGGAAGAACAACGAGCGGAAGAGATAAAAAAACAGCAGCAAATCCGAGAGGAACAACTGCGACAGGAACAACTCAAGCAGCAACAACGAGCCGCACTTAAAGTAAAAGCGCAGGCTTGGCTAAAAAAAATTAATCCATCGTCAGAAGAAGGTTTGTGGTTTGAAGAGTTTGCCTGCGCGTACCCCAATAAACTAGAGGCAGCGCTTGATTACCTGCAAGCTTTGGAGCAAACGCAACCCTAA
- a CDS encoding VWA domain-containing protein, translating to MAENRDYTLIIDKSGSMSTPDQPGGRSRWEAAQESTMALARKCEQFDPDGITLYLFSGRFKRFDNVTSNKVSQIFQENDPSGTTDLASVLKDATDRYFENKAAGQTKPNGETILVVTDGEPDDRKAVMRVIIEASRRMEADEELAISFIQVGTDQMATRFLKVLDDELQGAGAKFDICDTITLDDMEGLTLKEVLLNAISD from the coding sequence TTGGCAGAAAACCGTGATTACACCTTAATCATCGACAAAAGCGGCAGTATGTCAACCCCAGATCAACCGGGTGGCAGAAGTCGCTGGGAAGCCGCGCAGGAGTCTACAATGGCTCTGGCGAGGAAATGCGAACAATTTGACCCGGATGGGATTACGCTTTATCTGTTTTCAGGACGGTTTAAGCGGTTTGACAACGTGACCTCTAACAAGGTGTCGCAAATATTTCAAGAAAATGACCCCTCTGGGACCACTGACTTAGCCAGCGTACTCAAGGATGCCACTGACCGCTACTTTGAAAATAAAGCAGCTGGCCAGACTAAGCCGAATGGAGAAACAATCCTGGTAGTCACAGATGGCGAACCCGACGACCGGAAAGCAGTGATGCGAGTGATTATCGAGGCGTCCAGACGCATGGAGGCAGATGAAGAACTGGCAATTTCCTTCATTCAAGTTGGCACAGATCAAATGGCAACCAGGTTTCTCAAAGTCTTGGATGATGAACTCCAAGGTGCTGGAGCCAAGTTTGATATCTGTGACACCATAACGCTTGACGATATGGAGGGTCTGACTTTGAAGGAAGTGTTGCTTAACGCAATCAGCGATTAA
- a CDS encoding VWA domain-containing protein, with translation MEDRDYTLIIDKSGSMSTPDQAGGRNRWDTAQESTLALARKCEQFDPDGITVYVFSSRFKKYENVTSSKVAQIFQENDPAGTTDLASVLKAATDGYFQRKAAGQAKAGGETILVITDGEPDDRKAVMRNIIEASRQMERDEELAISIVQVGSDATASRFLKALDDDLQGAGAKFDICDTITLDDMADMTLAEVLLNAISD, from the coding sequence GTGGAAGATCGCGATTACACGTTAATTATCGACAAAAGTGGCAGTATGTCTACTCCCGACCAAGCAGGTGGTAGAAATCGCTGGGATACTGCTCAGGAGTCTACCTTGGCATTGGCGAGAAAATGCGAACAGTTTGACCCAGATGGTATTACTGTTTACGTGTTCTCCAGCCGATTTAAAAAGTACGAGAATGTTACCTCTAGCAAGGTTGCACAAATATTCCAAGAAAACGATCCTGCTGGCACGACGGATCTAGCTAGCGTGCTGAAGGCTGCTACTGACGGCTATTTCCAGCGCAAAGCAGCAGGTCAAGCCAAAGCGGGTGGAGAAACCATTTTGGTTATAACCGACGGGGAGCCAGATGACCGCAAAGCCGTAATGCGGAACATTATTGAAGCATCTCGCCAGATGGAACGGGATGAAGAACTGGCAATTTCCATAGTTCAAGTCGGATCGGATGCAACAGCCAGTAGGTTTCTTAAGGCGTTGGATGACGATTTGCAAGGTGCTGGAGCCAAGTTTGATATCTGCGACACCATTACTCTGGATGATATGGCAGATATGACGCTGGCTGAAGTGCTACTCAATGCCATAAGCGACTAA
- the ldpA gene encoding circadian clock protein LdpA: MTEIYYPLKSLREGHWFKLICGASFQHLPAVRNLTLAYTLAGADCIDVAADPAVIAAAKEAIETAAHLRGDAQRRGYGVSGSPLLMVSLNDGEDPHFRKAEFNSTECPSECPRPCETICPAGAIAFSGLSEGFSGVIDALCYGCGRCVPVCPSQLIYTRSYVSVREAIAPLILQSGIDALEIHTQVGRLEDFKRLWQAIAPWSDRLKLLAISCPDGEGMIDYLWALYDLIKPLSYPLVWQTDGRPMSGDIGAGTTRAAVKLGQKVLAARLPGYVQLAGGTNNSTVEKLRAVGLLNNFGLENTCDEPLYKSPIQNPKSKIAGVAYGSYARVLMSQVLEELEKINRDIFSLGVDVQQQSSTGRLEDTPLLLWQAVELASSLVSQLKSSVNHCSN, from the coding sequence GTGACAGAAATCTACTACCCCTTGAAATCGTTAAGGGAGGGTCACTGGTTTAAGCTAATTTGTGGAGCCAGTTTCCAACACCTCCCTGCTGTTCGGAATCTAACTTTGGCTTATACTCTGGCTGGAGCGGACTGTATTGATGTGGCAGCCGATCCAGCTGTAATTGCAGCAGCTAAAGAAGCTATAGAAACTGCCGCGCACCTTCGTGGTGATGCTCAGCGACGAGGCTACGGGGTAAGTGGTTCGCCTCTGCTGATGGTGAGCTTGAATGATGGAGAAGACCCGCATTTTCGGAAAGCAGAATTTAACTCAACCGAGTGCCCGAGCGAATGCCCGCGTCCGTGCGAAACAATTTGCCCAGCGGGAGCGATCGCTTTTTCAGGATTAAGTGAGGGTTTTTCTGGGGTAATTGACGCCCTGTGCTATGGCTGCGGGAGGTGCGTGCCAGTATGTCCAAGCCAACTAATTTATACTCGTTCCTACGTGTCAGTCAGGGAAGCGATCGCGCCGTTGATATTACAAAGCGGCATTGATGCCCTAGAAATACACACACAAGTAGGGCGATTAGAAGATTTTAAGCGACTGTGGCAAGCGATCGCGCCTTGGAGCGATCGCCTCAAGCTCTTAGCAATCAGCTGTCCCGATGGTGAGGGCATGATTGATTACTTATGGGCACTATACGACCTGATAAAGCCACTTTCGTACCCCCTAGTTTGGCAGACCGATGGCCGTCCCATGAGTGGAGATATTGGCGCAGGAACCACAAGAGCCGCAGTGAAGCTAGGACAGAAAGTTCTCGCCGCTCGATTACCCGGATATGTACAGCTTGCAGGTGGCACAAACAATAGCACAGTAGAGAAGCTAAGAGCAGTCGGGCTACTCAACAATTTTGGATTGGAAAATACTTGTGACGAGCCACTTTATAAATCGCCAATCCAAAATCCCAAATCCAAAATTGCAGGTGTTGCTTACGGTAGTTATGCCCGCGTGCTGATGTCACAAGTCCTAGAAGAGTTAGAAAAGATAAATAGAGACATATTTTCTCTAGGTGTTGATGTTCAACAACAATCATCAACAGGACGTTTAGAAGATACACCCCTTTTGCTCTGGCAAGCAGTCGAGCTAGCCAGCTCCCTTGTTTCACAACTCAAATCATCCGTCAATCATTGCAGCAATTAA
- a CDS encoding R3H domain-containing nucleic acid-binding protein — protein MQITDDLNKLLAILPDEIRQPLEKHEARDRLIEVVLDLGRLPEARFPEKAEYLSQTPVTRENLNYCVQRVGHFSGDNRAGIEQTLHRISAIRNRQGEIIGLTLRVGRAIFGTIGMIRDLVQSGQSILMLGRPGVGKTTVLREIARVLADELQKRVVIIDTSNEIAGDGDIPHSAIGRARRMQVARPELQHQVMIEAVENHMPEVIVIDEIGTELEAQAARTIAERGVQLVGTAHGNRIDNLIKNPTLSDLVGGIQAVTLGDEEARRRGSQKTVLERKAPPTFEIAVEMLERHRWVVHESVSDTVDTLLRGRLPNPEVRTVSEAGEIQISREVPNAPIAPRSRDGDSLSSRTTYGGRSSYETPARPTGWRASGQMMPLAGKRSTDQGRLGVAESRSRGDFSRSDERRPTTDQSSITSPSFDQLLDESWHQQDGFGNEVRSAGPNGEDLPLQVYPYGVSRQQLDQVIGVLNLPVEVTKDMDSADAVLALRAHVKTHSKLRHVAKSRHVPIHTIKASTIPQITRALKRLLNMDDPSLPEEAELTLFTRNGDEDEIEALEEARLAVEQIVIPKGQPVELLPRSAQVRKMQHELVEHYRLKSSSFGDEPNRRLRIYPA, from the coding sequence ATGCAGATTACAGACGACCTTAATAAACTATTAGCGATTTTGCCCGATGAAATTCGACAGCCTTTGGAAAAGCATGAAGCGCGAGATCGTTTAATTGAAGTAGTTTTAGATCTAGGTCGCCTTCCTGAAGCGAGATTTCCCGAAAAGGCAGAATACCTCTCGCAAACGCCAGTTACACGCGAAAACTTAAATTATTGCGTCCAGCGAGTCGGACACTTTAGCGGTGATAACCGGGCAGGCATCGAGCAAACTTTACACCGCATCAGCGCTATCCGCAACCGTCAAGGCGAAATTATTGGCCTTACATTGCGGGTTGGTAGAGCCATTTTCGGAACTATTGGTATGATTCGCGACTTGGTACAAAGCGGCCAGTCGATTCTCATGCTGGGGCGTCCGGGTGTTGGCAAAACTACAGTATTGCGAGAAATTGCCAGAGTGTTGGCGGATGAATTACAAAAAAGAGTTGTAATTATCGATACCTCTAACGAAATTGCAGGTGATGGAGATATCCCTCATTCAGCGATTGGTCGTGCAAGAAGAATGCAAGTCGCCAGACCGGAACTTCAGCATCAAGTGATGATTGAGGCAGTGGAAAACCATATGCCAGAAGTCATTGTTATTGATGAAATTGGTACCGAGTTAGAAGCTCAAGCGGCTCGTACTATTGCAGAACGTGGCGTGCAACTCGTGGGAACCGCACACGGCAACAGGATCGACAACCTAATTAAAAACCCAACCCTCTCCGATCTAGTAGGCGGCATTCAGGCTGTGACGCTGGGAGATGAGGAAGCCAGACGGCGGGGTTCTCAGAAAACAGTGTTAGAGCGTAAGGCTCCGCCAACGTTTGAGATTGCAGTCGAAATGCTCGAAAGACACCGTTGGGTGGTGCATGAGAGCGTTTCTGACACGGTTGATACCCTCCTGCGAGGACGCCTTCCCAATCCGGAAGTTAGAACCGTTAGCGAAGCAGGAGAGATACAAATTAGCCGAGAAGTACCCAATGCACCGATAGCACCCCGGAGTAGAGACGGCGATTCGCTAAGTTCAAGGACGACCTATGGAGGACGTTCCAGCTACGAAACTCCGGCGCGACCCACTGGCTGGCGAGCAAGCGGACAGATGATGCCGTTGGCAGGAAAGAGATCAACAGATCAAGGGAGACTAGGAGTAGCAGAGAGTAGAAGCAGAGGAGACTTTTCAAGGAGTGACGAGCGACGCCCGACAACCGATCAGTCGTCTATTACATCGCCTTCTTTTGACCAACTGCTAGATGAATCTTGGCATCAGCAAGATGGGTTTGGTAATGAGGTAAGGTCGGCAGGGCCTAATGGTGAGGATCTACCGTTACAGGTTTATCCTTATGGTGTAAGTCGTCAGCAGTTGGATCAAGTGATTGGCGTTCTAAACTTGCCTGTCGAGGTGACAAAGGATATGGATAGTGCGGATGCGGTTTTGGCGCTGCGAGCGCACGTCAAAACTCACTCCAAATTACGGCACGTTGCTAAATCCCGTCACGTTCCTATCCATACTATTAAGGCCAGCACGATTCCTCAGATCACTCGCGCTCTCAAGCGTCTGCTGAACATGGATGACCCCAGCCTGCCAGAAGAAGCAGAACTCACTTTATTTACCCGCAATGGTGATGAAGATGAGATTGAGGCTCTAGAAGAAGCCAGACTAGCGGTAGAACAAATTGTAATTCCCAAGGGACAGCCTGTAGAGTTGCTACCGCGTTCTGCCCAAGTACGGAAGATGCAACACGAGTTAGTTGAACACTATCGCCTCAAGTCGTCTAGTTTTGGCGACGAACCCAACCGACGGCTGCGGATTTACCCAGCGTGA